The Glycine soja cultivar W05 chromosome 8, ASM419377v2, whole genome shotgun sequence genome has a window encoding:
- the LOC114422614 gene encoding LOB domain-containing protein 22-like, whose amino-acid sequence MQPKSHTPFFVPPQKAMNNNNPNNNSNRISSPRNGNSTTQACAACKYQRRKCAPDCILAPYFPHERQRQFLNAHKLFGVSNITKIIKLLSPQDKDQAMRTIIYQSDMRATDPVGGCYRYILDLQAQIEYYRAELELVLQQLAIFRAQAQQQQQQQHGIYAPNNVNIAVNGDGEVLNADPMGLYDQQQHYQCLQPQQQEQYAMMHENGHGSQNSDGTAFQEQINTWAVQNTAVSLSSLSLQGQGSNVSDGYDHKPVLGIDMDSDERSELGFESEELVHRSDEAVLFKIDDAVIKAEADQCMQQAQDHDLKGAATSFTLTNCTC is encoded by the exons ATGCAGCCGAAATCTCACACCCCTTTTTTTGTCCCTCCCCAAAAAGCCATGAACAACAATAACCCTAACAACAACAGTAACAGAATCTCATCACCAAGAAATGGCAACAGCACTACCCAGGCTTGTGCTGCATGCAAGTACCAACGCAGAAAGTGTGCACCCGATTGCATTCTTGCACCTTACTTCCCTCACGAACGCCAACGCCAGTTCCTCAACGCGCACAAGTTGTTTGGCGTGAGCAACATCACCAAGATCATCAAGCTTCTCAGCCCTCAGGACAAGGACCAAGCCATGCGTACCATCATTTACCAATCCGACATGCGCGCTACAGATCCAGTTGGTGGTTGCTATAG GTACATTCTCGATCTCCAGGCCCAGATCGAGTACTATAGGGCGGAACTCGAACTCGTCCTTCAACAACTCGCCATTTTTAGAGCTCAggctcaacaacaacaacaacaacaacatggtATCTATGCTCCAAACAACGTTAATATCGCTGTCAATGGCGATGGCGAGGTTTTGAATGCTGATCCAATGGGATTGTACGACCAGCAACAACATTATCAGTGTCTTCAGCCACAACAACAGGAGCAGTATGCTATGATGCATGAAAATGGTCATGGAAGCCAAAACAGCGACGGCACTGCTTTCCAGGAACAAATAAACACGTGGGCTGTGCAGAACACTGCTGTGTCTCTTTCTTCGTTGTCGTTGCAAGGGCAGGGTAGTAATGTTAGCGATGGGTATGATCACAAGCCGGTGCTGGGGATTGACATGGATTCTGATGAGAGAAGTGAGTTAGGGTTCGAGTCTGAAGAATTAGTCCATCGCAG TGATGAAGCAGTTTTATTTAAGATAGACGATGCAGTAATTAAAGCGGAGGCTGATCAGTGCATGCAACAAGCTCAAGACCATGACCTGAAAGGTGCAGCAACAT